A single Nicotiana tabacum cultivar K326 chromosome 5, ASM71507v2, whole genome shotgun sequence DNA region contains:
- the LOC142181039 gene encoding uncharacterized protein LOC142181039 — MAIEDILTPDGTQSPHTTAIPQGISGNQVPGNYYNHPLFLSPADERVNAIVLSWMMNFVARELLGGIMYASSVQVVWSDLHEKFNKIDGSRSFNLHKEIATLNQGTTTISVYFSKLKDLWEEFEALVPAPGRDCAKSRKFVTHLQKLKLFQFLMGLNESYSQARRQILMMSPASTVNQAYGLISSNEG; from the exons ATGGCGATTGAAGATATTTTGACTCCAGATGGGACTCAATCTCCACATACAACAGCTATTCCACAAGGAATTAGTGGAAATCAAGTCCCAGGGAATTATTACAATCACCCATTGTTTTTGTCGCCGGCAGAT GAAAGAGTTAATGCTATAGTGTTGTCTTGGATGATGAATTTTGTTGCACGTGAATTACTTGGAGGTATAATGTATGCCTCTAGTGTACAAGTTGTGTGGAGTGACTTGCATGAGAAATTTAACAAGATAGATGGATCAAGATCATTCAATTTGCATAAAGAAATTGCTACATTAAATCAGGGAACAACAACTATTTCTGTGTATTTTTCAAAACTCAAGGACTTGTGGGAAGAGTTTGAGGCTCTCGTTCCTGCTCCCGGGCGTGATTGTGCAAAATCTAGGAAGTTTGTAACCCATTTGCAGAAGTTAAAACTGTTTCAATTCTTGATGGGGTTGAACGAGTCTTATAGTCAAGCAAGACGTCAGATCTTGATGATGAGCCCAGCATCAACTGTTAATCAAGCCTATGGTTTAATCAGCAGTAATGAAGGTTAA
- the LOC107759538 gene encoding lysine histidine transporter-like 8: MGDIERVSSSFSSFKVIPLDNDDHFDNIQSEGRDAPSCMAAVDGGEKKEMNIPEEDIESYLPITESRKGNAYTAAFHLLCSGIGTPALVLPFAFTSLGWSWGIVILTLVFAWRLYTMWLLVHLHESSSGTRYSRYLQLSIAAFGPKLGKCLAIFPIMYLSGGTCVMSIIAGGGTLQLFYNAICGNDHNCQHKSLSGAEWFLLFICLAILIAQFCPNLHSLAWVSFVGSIMGVAYFTLIWALSISKGRPNGVSYNPSDNVTTTMARFRAILTGVAIIAIAFRGHNVVLEIQGTLPTNPKHPTRTSMWRGVISSYSFIAMCIFPLAIGGYWSYGNLMPASGTMAAIAKYHQESTPKWLTSTIHIMVIIQCLCAFQIYAMPVFDNFERIYVNKQHKACPRWVKSSIKLFFGGLTYFISVAFPFLGSLAAFVGGIALPLSLVYPCFMWISIKKPSRNSLMYCLNMILGCLGILISVVQVAGALWNLVVQKFDANFFSP; the protein is encoded by the exons ATGGGAGATATAGAAAGGGTGTCTTCATCTTTCTCTTCGTTTAAAGTAATACCTCTTGATAATGATGATCACTTTGATAATATTCAGTCGGAAGGAAGAGATGCGCCGTCATGCATGGCGGCGGTCGACGGCGGGGAGAAGAAGGAAATGAATATTCCAGAAGAAGACATAGAAAGTTATTTGCCCATAACGGAATCAAGAAAGGGGAATGCTTATACGGCGGCGTTTCATTTATTGTGTTCTGGCATTGGAACTCCGGCACTTGTTCTCCCCTTTGCTTTCACGTCTTTGGGATG GTCGTGGGGAATAGTGATTTTGACGTTGGTTTTTGCATGGAGGCTATATACTATGTGGCTATTAGTTCATCTTCACGAATCATCCAGTGGAACTCGTTATAGCAGATACCTTCAACTCTCTATTGCAGCTTTCG GACCAAAATTGGGAAAATGTCTAGCAATATTCCCAATAATGTACCTATCAGGTGGCACTTGTGTTATGTCCATCATAGCAGGGGGAGGCACCCTtcaacttttctacaatgcaatATGTGGAAATGATCACAATTGTCAACACAAATCTTTGAGTGGAGCTGAATGGTTCTTGTTGTTTATATGCCTTGCCATTTTAATTGCCCAGTTTTGCCCCAATTTGCACTCCTTAGCTTGGGTCTCTTTTGTTGGTTCAATCATGGGTGTGGCCTATTTTACTCTAATATGGGCACTCTCCATCAGTAAAGGAAGGCCTAATGGAGTCTCTTACAACCCATCTGATAATGTAACTACAACAATGGCTCGATTTCGTGCTATCCTAACTGGTGTTGCTATAATTGCCATTGCTTTCAGAGGTCACAATGTTGTTTTGGAAATACAG GGGACATTACCTACCAATCCAAAACATCCTACACGGACTAGTATGTGGAGAGGAGTTATATCATCGTACTCTTTTATCGCAATGTGTATATTTCCCCTGGCAATTGGAGGATATTGGTCTTATGGAAATCTG ATGCCTGCAAGTGGAACTATGGCTGCAATTGCAAAGTACCACCAAGAGAGCACACCAAAGTGGTTAACAAGCACAATACACATAATGGTGATAATCCAATGCTTATGCGCATTTCAAATATACGCAATGCCCGTATTTGACAACTTTGAAAGAATATATGTAAACAAACAACACAAGGCGTGCCCAAGATGGGTAAAATCAAGCATCAAACTCTTTTTTGGCGGATTGACATATTTCATATCAGTGGCATTCccatttttgggaagtttggctGCTTTTGTGGGCGGAATTGCGCTGCCTTTGTCACTGGTTTACCCTTGCTTCATGTGGATTTCAATCAAGAAACCTAGCAGAAACAGCTTAATGTATTGCCTCAACATGATTCTTGGATGTTTGGGTATATTGATTAGTGTTGTACAAGTTGCTGGTGCGTTATGGAATCTCGTGGTTCAAAAATTTGACGCCAATTTTTTTAGTCCttag